GGTTACGTCGGAGTTATTGGTGTAGTAATTGAGGAAATACTCTTTGATAACTTCGCTCTTATATCCGCACAGAATGATAAAATCCGTAAATCCATAATGGGTGTAAAGCTTCATAATGTGCCAAATAATCGGGTATCCGCCGATTTCCACCATGGGTTTGGGGCGAATGGAGGTTTCTTCTCCCAAGCGGGTGCCCAGTCCCCCCGCCAACAATAATACTTTCATAGTTGCTCCTGTCCTAAAAAATAAAATTATGCAAAAAAGGCTTTCGCGGCTTTTTTGCACAATTGACGGTAAAAAGCATGCAAACCAAACAGTTGGTTTTAGAGTCAAAATACTGCTAAAATCCCTTTTTACAGTCTATCAAACGAGAATACCCCCGTCAACCCTTCCGACTAGTCTAAAAAGGATTAGCCAAAACAGCCTCAAGAAAGCTACACTGCTAACAGGAGGATAAGTATGGACAGCAAATTGACCGTAACCGATGCGTCGTTTGAAACGGCCTTCAAAAAATACGAAAAAGCGGAGATGATAGAATTTTTTGCTTCGTGGTGCCAGCATTGCAAACAGATGGCGGGCCTCGTTAACACGTTGGCCAAAGCCTATGCCAACCGGGCCGCCGTTTTGGCGGTGGACGTAGAAACCTCCCCCCGCACCGCCCGCCGGTTTGGCGTACAGGGGGTGCCGGCTTTTGTGTTTGTAAAAAACGGGCAAATCGTCAAACGGATGGCCGGCGAATTTTCGGAAGAAGAACTACGCCGCCAGCTGGACGCACTGCTAAAGTAGCCCGCCGCGGGCCGTTTTTGGTTTTTCCTTACCGGTTGGCCGCCTCTATTTCGTTTAACAAAAACTGCAGGGCCTGAATGGAGCCGCGGCCGATATTGCGCTCCCGCGTGTGGGAAAAGACAAACTTTTGCGCTCGGGCGCCGTTGGGCCCGGCTACCGCCATCCAAATGGTTCCAACGGGTTTTTCGGGCGTACCGCCGTCCGGCCCGGCCACCCCGGTAGTAGAAACCGCCCACTGCGCCCCGGTAATGCGGCGCACCCCTTGGGCCATTTGCAGGACTACCGGCTCGCTGACGGCGCCGTACTTTTTCAAATCTTCTTCCGATACGCCCAACACCTGCTTCTTAACTTCGTTGGAATAGGCCACCACGCCGCCTAAGAAATAGGCCGACGCCCCCGGCACCGCCGTGATCAGATGGGCGATATTTCCCCCCGTACAGCTTTCCGCGCACGCCACCGTTACCCCGCTTTGGCGCAGCCGCCGGGCAAATTCTTCCTGCGAAGTTTCGCTGCGTGGCTCTTCAAAAGAAAGCCCTTTTAACTCCTGCAATAAAGCCGTCCAAAACGTGTCCAGCCGCTCCACTGCCGCTCCTTTGGCCGTCAAACGCAAACGCACAAACCCCGCCGACGGCAAATACGCAAGCGACAGCCCCTTCGGCAATTTTTGCTCGTAAGAGGCCAGCCTCATGGCCAGTTCCGCCTCGGGGATATTGTATACGGTTACCATGCGGTACTGCAAAAGCAAATCGTGAAATTTTTCCTTCAGCCGCGGCAGCACTTCCGCCGGGAACAGGTATTCCGTTTCAAACGGCACCCCCGGCAGCGACACCAGCACTTTTCCTTCTTTTTCAAACCACATGCCGCTGGCCGTTCCTTTTACGTTATGAAGCGGCGTGCACGCGCGGGGCAGCATGGCCTGCGATTTATTATAGGCATTTAAACGCTGGGGATTGGCGGAAAACATTTCTTCCAGCCACGCATACGCCTGCGGGTTAAAAACCAATTCCGTCCCGAAGTATTGGGCCAATACGTTTTTGGTTAAATCGTCTTTCGTGGGGCCCAGCCCGCCGGTCACAAACACGGCATCCGCCACGCAAAACGCGTCATCCA
The window above is part of the Elusimicrobium sp. An273 genome. Proteins encoded here:
- a CDS encoding CinA family nicotinamide mononucleotide deamidase-related protein; this encodes MKSVIITIGDEILLGQILDTNSRFMARELAKLGAETVQMRSVADEKEAIWKALDDAFCVADAVFVTGGLGPTKDDLTKNVLAQYFGTELVFNPQAYAWLEEMFSANPQRLNAYNKSQAMLPRACTPLHNVKGTASGMWFEKEGKVLVSLPGVPFETEYLFPAEVLPRLKEKFHDLLLQYRMVTVYNIPEAELAMRLASYEQKLPKGLSLAYLPSAGFVRLRLTAKGAAVERLDTFWTALLQELKGLSFEEPRSETSQEEFARRLRQSGVTVACAESCTGGNIAHLITAVPGASAYFLGGVVAYSNEVKKQVLGVSEEDLKKYGAVSEPVVLQMAQGVRRITGAQWAVSTTGVAGPDGGTPEKPVGTIWMAVAGPNGARAQKFVFSHTRERNIGRGSIQALQFLLNEIEAANR
- a CDS encoding thioredoxin family protein, which translates into the protein MDSKLTVTDASFETAFKKYEKAEMIEFFASWCQHCKQMAGLVNTLAKAYANRAAVLAVDVETSPRTARRFGVQGVPAFVFVKNGQIVKRMAGEFSEEELRRQLDALLK